The Liolophura sinensis isolate JHLJ2023 chromosome 8, CUHK_Ljap_v2, whole genome shotgun sequence sequence TTCAACGGCCCCTACAAATTCATTTTGCAACTCAGATTTTTAAACACCAAGAGGATGGAACTAATTTCAATGAGGTCTGTGCTGGTGGCATTCAAATGTACTACACTAATAGTGCAAGTTCTCTATTATGCCCTTCTGGTTTGGATTCAGAAGATTGTAGTCACATTGTGCTTACAGTTACATAGAAATGAGTAGAGGTGAGTTTGATAACCATGAGTTTGAAGGAGATGGGAAATCCACACCATGTGTTTTTAGGGGAAGGGATCGACTCAATGTgatgatgaatgtcagaattttaaaatagctaGATCTGATGgactattttctttttcaatgttTACGAGCTATACCACATTACATTTACTTGCTTTTGTTGAAGTACCTCTCACCTCAGGTACTTGTCGTATGTGTCCGGTGAAAATATAGAcctaaatattcttgagtatggcgtaaaacaccagtcaaagaaataactAAGGTGGCTGTGTTTCAGAGGTCTTCAGTTGAACTGAACAAGATGGTTGTAGTGACAATGTGAAGCGGCTGTGTCTTACTAGGTTATGCCAGGCTGTGTTTTATAAATAGAGAATTTCTTTGTGGTGCACTAATACATTGTAAGTTTCATATCATTAGTCCGAATGAGTTGTCTACTAAAACTGTAGACTGacatttttacagttttgtaaATATGTGATGAAATATGTGGCACAATTAACTCTTTAATTGTGGTTAATTTTGTTCCATTAATAGTAAACGAACAGAACTAATATTTTAATCTTGTCATACATTAGATATGGACTCTATAGAAATCTGTCCTAAGTCATTGCAAACaccatatttgttttattttttcagtctCGAAGGTATGATTCCAGAACTACTATTTTCTCTCCTGAAGGTAAGCTGGATACCTTAGACTAAACTGATGGAGTGGGTGACAGTTTTAGTGTAGTGTGTTGAATCTAGTGAAGTCGAGGTGCAAGTCTATTAATCATTAAACTCATAAGTAAGTGTTGGTTTAATCTCAGCATGGGTTTTCTTGATACTTTTACTGTAGTATTTCCATGGCCCATGTGTTGACATCcactcaatttacctcagcaaTAAATCCTCATCTGATGCgttatgaaaaatatgaatgGGACATTTTCCCACTGCATTCTGGTTTGAATCATGTTCATGTTGGTTCAGCTGTGGCATTTGTTAGAACCTTCTTCACGTACTGGGCAGCCGGGACGGTGATTTCCTCCGGGCACTTAAATTTCCACCATCCATAAATCCAACTGCTACTCTgtattaagtgaaaaattattgattacagtgttaaacactaatcacgTTAACAATGAAACCATGATATACAGTCAGATTGTATGATATATTTTATCTGCAGGGCGACTCTATCAGGTGGAGTACGCCATGGAGGCCATAGGTCATGCAGGCACATGCCTGGGCATCCTTGCCAAAGATGGTGTGCTACTAGCCGCTGAGAGAAGAAACACAAACAAGCTTCTAGATGAGCTTGCCTACTCTGAGAAGATTTACAAATTGCACGAGTAAGTTCACTATGTAGACCTAGTCAGTCAGTCTCACTTGATTCTTTGTTTTCCATCACATGCCTGCACATAATTTGAGTACGTCATATATTTAGTAAAGATTTTTTTAGTACTATTATTCAAAAATGACTGACTGAGATATGTAAAGGGAAATGTAAACTTCATTTAAATGAAGGAAGGAACCTTGCATGCATCTTGAACAGTAGTTTTGCTTTCCTATGGAACTTCCTTTAAGATATGCCCATAAACGGTATGTCCATGCTTTAATTCATCTTCACGGCTTACGTGTAGATTCTCAAGTTGAAATACTTAATTCAGGCCTTTTGTTTTTTGAGCTTCTGAGCTGAATTATGGAGCCAATAATTGATGTACTCAGAAACTGACGTGGAAACGTAAGACAATCTCACTTAAACTTTGGAGAACCCATCCAAGGTATTAGACTATTTGACATTAAAATTGATTTGGCAGTTGGATGATATGACTGACATTTCTCAGGTTAATCCTCCATTGTTTTTACCGGTTTGAATTTTCCAGATTTAGTAGGTTGAGTATGACTTCTGAGGTATATTTCTATCTAGTTATAAGCTTACTGCTGTATCTTGCAGGTCTAAGTGTATTGTTATATCCAAATTGTTGTCAGTTATTTTGGATAGTCTGATATATGCATAGTGTAATCCATCAGACATGACTTATTTCCCCAGTGACATGGCATGTAGCGTGGCTGGGATCACTTCTGATGCAAATGTGCTGACGAATGAACTGCGACTCATAGCCCAAAGGTGAGTCTCTCCTaatattgtacatttttaatactgatgacaattttttatttgtatttttttaatcacCTGAGTATTTAACCAgagtttttaaactttaaaaacgTCTATCAAAGGCTCTTCTaacaagtttacaaaattaaaatctgccTTAAAGTTAGGTCTTCAACCAGCTTATGTCGCTTAAACTTGGAAACTTGCTGTTTATAAGCAATCTTTTCGAAGATCACATCTCACCACAGCTTTCTCCTATAAACACTGTTTAAGCGAGAGAGTGATCTCAAGGTAGGTTATTTGGTTTGGCCCTACTCTGTGGGGACAAGCTGTCCTGCAATATGAGGTGTATGTCAGTCGTTCGGTCTAGTTTTTGATATCCTATCTTTCAATGTGCCATTAATTTACTGAGGGTGCTGAAAGGAAGACGAGATTGACTTCTTCTTGTGTATGGCTTGTGATGTatagtttgtgtttttctttctgggTGCTGCCAGTTACTCTTTccgttttgtgttttctccgTATCTGTTCACAAAAGTTTTTCTACCCATGGTTGGATGACCTGATTACTTTGAATTTTACAACCAACTTCCTGGCATTCGTTTTAAGAAGCAGTTGAAACCTGGGCGGGATATTCTGGTTCATCgtgaaggcatacatgtactgttccaTAAAACAGTGCATGGCTTAGCATTGTGATATCAGTACAAAACAGGCTGCAGTAAGGCCAGagatttgtttatattttgttgtctaaatactgaaaaatgacatgtgtacttacatgtcAGCATTCAGTCACACAATTCCGTTCTGGGCCAACAGTTAACATTTCTGTCCGATTTTCACTCTGGCGATGTTAAAGTAGGGGCTATAACTACAAATTTGTGGTTGAAAACTGACATTTATCTAGATGAAAGCCTCATTACACTGTTACTTTGGGTCATGGTTGCTCTGACTTGAGATTGTGTTCATGAGTTTTTCTTTGCTTTCCAGATACATGTTACAGTACCAAGAGCCTATTCCATGTGAACAAATGGTCAGCACCTTGTGTGATATCAAGCAGGCCTATACACAGTTTGGAGGTCAGTCTGTGTGCTGTGCACGTATGAATGCTGTGACTGTTTTTTAAACTGTATGCTTCTTTAAAACCGCCTCAGCTAAGACCACTACCTCTTGACCATTGAGGTCCAGATTAATATCCAGCTTCCAGTTGGAAGGGTGAGACAAGAAATTGGTGCCATTTGGCCTTCCtggttttcagcacttttaatATTGGAGGCATACCAGGAAATAGGACACCTTGTCACCATGCTCCAATAAGATGGCTTCAAAAAAGGGCTGTTTAGGCACCGCCTTTTACATGTCTTACCAGCTCCTGATGATGAGGTCGTGTATTtgaatcagcattcatcaactATGTTCAAATAAGTGTGTATGTTTATGATTAGGCTCCACTATACCATTTCTGGCTTGATATTTCCATTCCAGTGACTTTGTATGTTTTCAGGTAAGAGGCCCTTCGGTGTGTCATTGTTGTACATGGGATGGGATAAGCATTATGGGTTCCAGCTCTACCAGAGTGACCCGAGTGGAAACTATGGAGGATGGAAGGCCACCTGTATAGGCAATAATAGTGCTGTAAGTCAGTCCCACATAATAACGTGGCCTAAAACTTACTGTTtcatatttaaagaaaataagGCATGTATTAAAATAAGCATTCTCTTATACCTTAGCAGTTTATTTGGTCTTCCATGACGTTCGTACGGATCATTTGTCTTGCACATCTTACTGTAAGTTTCaccaccaaaaataacattttatgacactttGTTTGTAAAAATGGGTGAATTTTTAGGTTGTTTACTATACATCTGCAGAGGATTGACTCCATTTACTCATTTGTTTTCAGAACGCAGTGTCAATGTTAAAGCAGGAGTACAAAGAGGGAGGAACCAGTTTACCTGAGGCTCTTGATCTCTCCATCAAAGTTCTGAGTAAAACTTTAGATATGACCAAACTCACATCAGAAAAAGGTTTGTGTCATATTGAACATAGGTTTCTGCTTCTATGGGTATGTCAAGGAAGACGTGTGGTTTCTTTTTCGCCAGTTATGAATTGAATGTTTTGTTGAATGAACTGTAAAGAAACTCATACCAGTCATACAGGTCTGCATATTGACCTTGTAATTGCGTATGTAAGTTGTATAAAGTTACAACAGTTGCAAACCTGTTGTCATACACGGAGTCCATGGAGTCAAAAGTGAGATGTTGACAAGTGCATCCTCGCTTTGTACACAGCATAATATGGGGTGGGGTTtcgtgtttggtgtctttggcatgatgtttTATTCAAAGTCCAGTGAGGCTGCACTAAATGTCAGCATTGCGACCAGAGTTCTACAGATACACCAGTATAACAtgataaaaatattgttttaagtgACGTTTTATCctgaacagacaaacaaatgcCAACACTGCAGAATTACTCCTTATCCAGTTTACTAAAGGTTTATTCACTTAGAAAAAAACAAGTCTTTAATGTCATGCAAGCCAAATATGAAATGATATCATTCCTATATTAAGGCAGATAATATAAGCTGGTTCTGTGTTGTAAATTTACAGAAACAGAGTGAACTCCCTTTGCAACATGATAGTGCTGCTTGAAGTTTGTGTATGATACGTAACAATATAATTATGTTGTTTTCAGTGGAGATTGCCACATTGACCAGAGAAGACGGGAAGACGCGTATCAAGATATTGCCTGGTTCAGAAGTTGGTGAACTTATTAAAAAATATGAGGCCGAGGAAGCAAAAGTAGAGgcagagaaaaagaaagacaagCCTTCAACATCATCTTGATTTCATGTCAGAACTTTACAATTTCTTTGTACTGTTATTTTGTCAGTTGTCGCAAACTTTCATCAAGTGCTGTTGTCTGGCCCCTTTTATTTGTTGAGAAAGAACAGaagtttttacatgtacctctggcTGTAATTTGTCTTGGTAAAAGTGCACAGCCGTAGCTAGATAGTTTTGAAGAAATTTCCAAGCGTAGACACCATTGTTTTGGCATGTGTTTAATTTACTGGAAAGGAAAAGTAGCACGTTACTTGCATCCTCAAAGCATTTGCAGTCATGTCACTGtgacattttgattttggaatTGTCATAAGAAACTAACTATCTCTAAACTGGATGTTTGCAAGAAAACAAAGTCAGGATCTACAAAGTAAACTATCGCAGTTTAATACtacaggggccgattccacaaatcTATTTCATAGGTCAAATTTTAAGATCATATCACAAACGCTTAAGTTGTGGttgtgaaaattgaaattttgtagCAGTGGTCTTGAGACAGCATTTATGCAGTGGTCAATGTTTTAATTTCTAGTGCCTAATAATAACCTCTAAAACCTTATTTCACATGTCAGGAATGGCTTTGGCGAAATTGGTACCAAGATTGTAATAGTTTATAAAATTTCCTGCTGTTACACAAGTCAAATTGTTTTTGTTCAATCAGATAAAGCTGTCCGTCTGCTGATAAATGACCCATGGTAGATGGATTGAAATTAGCATAGCACTACAGAATCGTCCATAAGCTTTTCTGGTAGTTAATCTTCAATTTTACTATGAATTTTCAGTCAAAAGGCTTGCTTGATCCAGTCTTCTTTTACAGACCAATTCTTCACTAAGTCTTAAAAAGTCTTCGAATGGAATGGCATTATTGGTGGAATACTTTGTGCTGAATTCAAAATAATGGGTGCATTTATGTCAACAAAGTGACATGTGGCAAACTTCACTTTCCCGCAGTATGTCAATTTTATTCAATGAAAACACGTGTACCCTAAGGAAGAGAGCTACTTGTAATTTGTGACCCCAGCCCCATCGGTCCTTGTCAAGACGGCCATACTTATTGCTTGTTATGAATTTCTTTTTCATGACACATTACTTCTCTAAAAGAATGTCGTGCTATTCATGtcaataaacacatgtatggaGTTTTTGATTTCGTGTTCAGACCTTTGGAAAATTGACTTTATCGACGATACAAATTTTGTCATGAGGCAATTTTATATGGGATGTTAGCACCGTACGTCCTCATCTCAAGAAATAATTGTACTTGTG is a genomic window containing:
- the LOC135473987 gene encoding proteasome subunit alpha type-4-like isoform X2 gives rise to the protein MSRRYDSRTTIFSPEGRLYQVEYAMEAIGHAGTCLGILAKDGVLLAAERRNTNKLLDELAYSEKIYKLHDDMACSVAGITSDANVLTNELRLIAQRYMLQYQEPIPCEQMVSTLCDIKQAYTQFGGKRPFGVSLLYMGWDKHYGFQLYQSDPSGNYGGWKATCIGNNSANAVSMLKQEYKEGGTSLPEALDLSIKVLSKTLDMTKLTSEKVEIATLTREDGKTRIKILPGSEVGELIKKYEAEEAKVEAEKKKDKPSTSS
- the LOC135473987 gene encoding proteasome subunit alpha type-4-like isoform X1 — its product is MGRCVEVEKSRRYDSRTTIFSPEGRLYQVEYAMEAIGHAGTCLGILAKDGVLLAAERRNTNKLLDELAYSEKIYKLHDDMACSVAGITSDANVLTNELRLIAQRYMLQYQEPIPCEQMVSTLCDIKQAYTQFGGKRPFGVSLLYMGWDKHYGFQLYQSDPSGNYGGWKATCIGNNSANAVSMLKQEYKEGGTSLPEALDLSIKVLSKTLDMTKLTSEKVEIATLTREDGKTRIKILPGSEVGELIKKYEAEEAKVEAEKKKDKPSTSS